In Geobacillus kaustophilus, a genomic segment contains:
- a CDS encoding ISL3 family transposase gives MYSQFIKELIDLPDVLIQKVRKEGDRWIFELSLPEQCPLCPVCLKRTIKMTGKKKQWMHGYAQRIGIFWIELPVERRRCSTCGMTFSTSYPGISPRSVATDAFQQWVAQSCIGTSIQAVARMLKLPYTTVERWFYTHAPSFLSNDIQPKAVCVDEFAFRKGHDYGVAIMDAETGEVYAIEAGKNEEAIRRALAHVSRSVQYVVSDLAPAMKKAIQGGCPEATHVVDYFHVIQLFTDALDRCRKYVDKGSRKHGNVRYVCRLLSTCPEKLTEEERQIVREWCNESDDLKSVYQSLQHFRYVSKSKDEQQAKRRLESWIHRYSFCPCSVVRAIAKALVKRTEEIVSCILSPYSNGKMEGTNNKIKLIKRRGYGYRNIQRFALRVRLETTNIL, from the coding sequence ATGTACTCTCAGTTTATCAAAGAACTTATCGATTTACCAGATGTTTTGATTCAAAAGGTGCGAAAAGAAGGAGATCGTTGGATTTTCGAACTTTCTCTACCTGAACAATGCCCATTATGTCCTGTCTGCTTGAAACGCACGATCAAAATGACAGGAAAAAAGAAGCAATGGATGCATGGCTATGCTCAACGAATCGGGATTTTTTGGATTGAACTTCCTGTCGAGCGCAGACGTTGTAGTACGTGTGGCATGACGTTCAGCACGTCTTATCCAGGAATCTCCCCTCGAAGTGTGGCAACAGACGCTTTTCAGCAATGGGTGGCGCAATCTTGCATCGGGACATCCATTCAGGCAGTAGCTCGGATGCTCAAACTCCCTTACACGACCGTGGAACGTTGGTTTTATACCCATGCCCCTTCCTTCCTATCGAATGATATCCAACCAAAGGCGGTTTGTGTCGATGAATTTGCCTTTCGAAAAGGGCATGACTACGGAGTGGCGATCATGGATGCCGAGACGGGAGAAGTGTATGCCATCGAAGCTGGAAAGAACGAGGAAGCCATCAGACGTGCGTTGGCGCATGTGTCTCGTTCTGTTCAGTATGTCGTAAGCGATTTAGCCCCAGCGATGAAAAAAGCCATTCAAGGGGGTTGCCCAGAGGCGACACACGTGGTCGATTATTTCCATGTCATTCAGCTGTTTACGGATGCTTTAGATCGTTGCCGCAAATATGTAGACAAAGGAAGCAGGAAACACGGAAATGTTCGTTACGTTTGCCGTTTATTGAGCACATGCCCAGAGAAATTGACGGAGGAAGAACGTCAAATCGTACGAGAATGGTGTAATGAAAGCGATGACTTAAAGTCGGTCTACCAATCGCTCCAACATTTTCGTTATGTGTCCAAAAGCAAAGACGAGCAACAGGCGAAACGACGTTTGGAGTCTTGGATTCATCGGTATTCGTTTTGTCCTTGTTCGGTTGTGCGCGCGATTGCAAAAGCGCTCGTCAAGCGAACAGAAGAAATCGTTTCTTGCATTTTATCCCCTTACTCGAATGGGAAAATGGAAGGAACGAACAACAAGATCAAGCTGATCAAACGTCGAGGATATGGATACAGAAATATCCAGCGTTTTGCATTACGGGTTCGGTTAGAAACGACTAACATACTTTAA
- the cas1b gene encoding type I-B CRISPR-associated endonuclease Cas1b — translation MLKDHYIFSNGRLKRKDNTIYFLDENENKRSLPVHQIENLYVFGEVDFNSALLNLLSQHEVHLHIFNYYGFYAGTFCPRNRKVSGFTVVQQSAHYLDKGKRLYIAKMFLESAVHHMLRNIRRHKEKTEVYIHQIEEEAKKLDAASTVQELMGIEGRIRQHYYQSFNDILRQDFTFEKRTKQPPRDPLNALISFGNSLCYTTVLGEIYKTPLDPTVSFLHEPSTRRFSLSLDLAEIFKPLIVDPVIIASINNRIITNKHFDDIDGMVFLNEEGKKKFIIEWENKLATSIQHRKLKRKVSYRHFIRLECYKLIKHFIGDELYKPLKAWW, via the coding sequence ATGTTGAAAGATCATTATATTTTTTCGAACGGGCGGCTCAAGCGAAAGGACAATACGATTTATTTTTTAGATGAAAACGAAAACAAGAGATCGCTTCCTGTGCATCAAATCGAAAATTTATATGTATTTGGGGAAGTGGACTTCAACTCCGCGTTGCTTAATTTGTTAAGCCAGCATGAGGTCCATTTGCATATTTTCAACTATTACGGGTTCTATGCGGGAACGTTCTGTCCACGAAACAGAAAAGTGTCTGGTTTTACCGTTGTGCAACAGAGCGCCCATTATCTCGATAAAGGAAAACGGCTGTATATAGCAAAAATGTTTTTGGAAAGCGCTGTGCATCATATGTTGCGGAATATTCGCAGACATAAAGAGAAGACAGAGGTCTATATCCATCAAATCGAAGAAGAGGCAAAAAAACTGGACGCAGCGAGTACCGTTCAAGAGTTAATGGGAATTGAAGGCCGGATTCGCCAACATTATTATCAATCATTTAATGACATTTTGAGGCAGGATTTTACGTTTGAAAAGCGGACAAAGCAGCCTCCACGTGACCCGCTGAATGCTTTGATCTCATTCGGAAATTCATTGTGTTATACAACGGTATTAGGTGAAATCTACAAAACACCGCTTGATCCTACGGTTAGTTTTTTGCATGAACCGTCGACAAGGCGATTTTCATTAAGTTTGGATTTAGCCGAAATCTTTAAGCCATTGATCGTCGATCCGGTTATTATCGCTTCCATTAACAATCGGATCATTACCAATAAACATTTTGATGATATAGATGGAATGGTATTTTTAAATGAGGAAGGAAAGAAAAAGTTTATTATTGAGTGGGAGAATAAATTGGCTACATCCATCCAACATCGGAAGCTGAAAAGAAAAGTGAGTTATCGGCATTTTATACGATTGGAATGCTACAAGCTCATTAAACATTTCATTGGGGATGAACTATATAAACCGTTGAAAGCGTGGTGGTGA
- the cas2 gene encoding CRISPR-associated endonuclease Cas2, whose product MFVIITYDVAEKRVNKVCKKLKEYLTWTQNSVFEGEISKSLLMKCMYELEMIIDKEEDSIYLYEIGNPKNIKKRVFGQEKNFDELFL is encoded by the coding sequence ATGTTTGTCATCATTACGTATGACGTAGCGGAGAAGCGGGTCAACAAAGTTTGCAAAAAATTAAAGGAATACCTCACTTGGACGCAAAATAGCGTATTTGAAGGGGAGATTTCGAAAAGCCTGCTGATGAAGTGCATGTATGAATTGGAGATGATCATTGATAAAGAAGAAGACTCCATTTACTTATACGAAATAGGAAATCCGAAGAATATAAAAAAGCGGGTATTTGGTCAGGAAAAGAATTTTGATGAGTTGTTCCTCTAA
- a CDS encoding YhbD family protein, translating into MEQELISKKELLELTGISYGQLYRWKRKKLIPEEWFIRKSTFTGQETFFPKEKILARIEKIKELKDELSLDELAGMFAPDPAAVVLTKEEIAKRHIVSDMVLQWLNDELGDRQDVSFAELLSFYIVDRLLRSGEISLEEGKNIWRMFESHYPKLQGKSCELVVLRKMGVTACLLMEGAGGLYAEEGAKLVARLHVPAFIEELKLNISEG; encoded by the coding sequence ATGGAACAGGAATTGATTTCGAAAAAAGAACTGCTGGAGCTGACCGGTATTTCGTACGGTCAGCTGTACCGCTGGAAGCGGAAAAAGCTCATTCCGGAAGAATGGTTTATTCGCAAATCGACATTCACCGGACAAGAGACCTTTTTCCCGAAAGAAAAAATATTGGCGCGCATTGAGAAAATCAAAGAGCTGAAAGATGAGCTGTCGCTTGATGAGCTGGCGGGCATGTTTGCGCCTGATCCGGCGGCGGTCGTCTTGACGAAAGAGGAAATTGCGAAACGTCACATTGTTTCGGATATGGTGCTGCAATGGTTGAATGACGAGTTGGGAGACCGCCAAGACGTGTCGTTTGCAGAGCTTCTTTCCTTTTACATCGTTGACCGACTCCTCCGCTCCGGTGAGATCAGTCTCGAAGAAGGGAAGAACATATGGAGGATGTTCGAGAGTCATTATCCAAAACTGCAAGGGAAATCATGCGAGCTGGTTGTTCTGCGCAAAATGGGGGTGACGGCCTGCCTTCTGATGGAAGGGGCGGGTGGGTTGTACGCGGAAGAAGGGGCGAAGCTCGTTGCCCGGTTGCACGTGCCAGCGTTCATCGAGGAGCTGAAACTAAACATTTCGGAGGGATAA